One Alkaliphilus sp. B6464 genomic window carries:
- the ccsB gene encoding c-type cytochrome biogenesis protein CcsB, with the protein MFGENQSFIIALILYSLSTIAYFIFFIFIKEKLGNYGSILVKLGLAFHTVSLATRTVQASRLPISNQYEFATSFAWGISLFYLLFEKKYRYKILGAFATPIILILIYYAAMQSKDIRPLMPALQSNWIVIHVLTAIFSYGAFAVACAISIMYVLRDHLKEDTFTRKHMPSLDLLDAMSYRSIAVGFITLTLVIVTGAIWAEKAWGRYWQWDPKETWSFITWVIYSIYLHVRLTKDWKGKKAAWFSIIGFASILFTYIGVNTILVGYHSYSFMLFPFYFN; encoded by the coding sequence ATGTTTGGAGAAAATCAAAGTTTTATTATTGCACTAATACTCTATAGCCTATCTACAATAGCATATTTTATTTTTTTTATTTTTATAAAGGAAAAATTAGGTAACTATGGAAGCATACTTGTTAAATTAGGATTAGCTTTTCATACTGTTTCTTTAGCAACTAGAACTGTACAAGCCAGCAGATTGCCTATTAGTAATCAGTATGAATTTGCTACAAGCTTTGCATGGGGAATTAGTTTGTTTTATCTCTTGTTTGAAAAAAAATATAGATATAAAATCTTAGGAGCCTTTGCCACCCCAATTATACTTATACTTATTTACTATGCAGCTATGCAATCTAAAGATATAAGGCCATTAATGCCAGCACTTCAAAGTAATTGGATTGTAATCCATGTTCTAACTGCCATATTTAGTTATGGTGCATTTGCAGTGGCCTGTGCAATTTCTATTATGTATGTTCTTCGAGATCATCTAAAAGAAGATACGTTTACACGGAAGCATATGCCAAGTCTAGATCTACTTGACGCCATGAGTTATAGATCTATCGCTGTAGGCTTTATAACTCTTACACTGGTAATTGTTACTGGCGCAATTTGGGCTGAGAAAGCTTGGGGTAGATATTGGCAATGGGACCCTAAGGAAACCTGGTCATTTATAACATGGGTGATTTATTCTATCTATCTGCATGTAAGATTAACTAAAGATTGGAAGGGCAAAAAAGCAGCTTGGTTTTCAATAATAGGTTTTGCTTCTATATTATTTACATATATAGGTGTTAATACTATTTTAGTTGGATACCACTCATATTCTTTTATGTTATTTCCCTTTTATTTTAATTAA
- a CDS encoding cytochrome c biogenesis protein ResB, translating into MKLWFKKIFAFLRTMKFGLILLGMLCLVSVVGSVVPQGREEAFYLNNYPPLWSQLIITFKAYNIYHSSGFIALFIALALNLFLCSTVRLKNVISKMKKLSLAPSKTQLKNPVECINCLNADSIKDIFKSEGFKNIKCTTYDSTEIYYSNKNKIGYLGSWLIHIGILVIIVFYSYGQYTFFDTAVFGTPGTKQQLDGTNYTMNIEDFEIIYRDDGSVQQYITQGTLTDKDGTSLVSGEIYVNNPMRYDGYTFYQHSTGWASEVNVFKDGENLGSEIVYDGTAYINNKEFIVIQMHHLYPDFVATETGFASISNDLNNPKILYSLLYGGQRVDMNLVSPGEDAHWRDFTFNFNNPERYTYLSVNKMSGKFGALIGSIVIMLGLFLAFYMKPKQLIVERKAETIYIYGDYSSDKKNSLKGNYQTKKDISI; encoded by the coding sequence ATGAAATTATGGTTTAAAAAAATATTTGCTTTTTTAAGAACTATGAAATTTGGATTAATCCTACTAGGAATGTTATGTTTAGTATCTGTAGTAGGATCTGTTGTACCACAGGGTAGAGAAGAGGCATTTTATCTAAATAACTACCCACCATTATGGTCACAATTAATTATTACCTTTAAAGCCTACAATATTTATCACTCCAGTGGATTTATTGCGCTTTTTATTGCTCTAGCCCTTAACTTATTTTTATGTAGCACTGTTAGACTTAAAAATGTTATTAGCAAAATGAAAAAATTATCATTAGCTCCTAGTAAAACACAACTTAAAAATCCTGTTGAGTGTATAAATTGCCTTAATGCCGATAGTATTAAGGATATTTTTAAAAGTGAGGGTTTTAAAAATATAAAGTGTACAACATATGATTCCACAGAAATATACTATAGTAATAAGAATAAAATAGGCTACTTAGGATCATGGCTTATTCACATCGGTATACTTGTAATAATCGTATTTTATAGCTATGGACAGTATACATTTTTTGATACAGCTGTATTTGGTACACCAGGAACAAAGCAACAATTAGATGGCACTAATTATACAATGAATATCGAGGACTTTGAAATAATCTATAGAGATGATGGATCTGTTCAGCAATATATTACACAAGGCACCTTAACTGATAAAGATGGGACTAGTCTTGTATCTGGCGAAATATATGTAAACAACCCGATGAGATATGATGGTTATACTTTCTATCAACATAGCACTGGATGGGCCTCAGAAGTTAATGTCTTTAAAGATGGAGAAAATCTCGGGAGTGAAATAGTATATGATGGAACCGCTTATATAAATAATAAGGAATTTATAGTTATCCAAATGCACCACTTATATCCAGATTTTGTAGCAACTGAAACAGGATTTGCTTCTATATCTAATGATTTAAATAATCCTAAAATACTATACTCTCTACTTTATGGAGGGCAAAGAGTAGATATGAATCTAGTTTCTCCAGGCGAGGATGCGCATTGGCGGGATTTTACCTTTAATTTTAATAATCCAGAGCGTTATACATATTTATCAGTAAATAAAATGAGTGGGAAATTTGGAGCACTAATTGGTTCTATAGTAATAATGCTAGGGTTATTTTTAGCATTTTATATGAAACCAAAACAGCTTATAGTTGAAAGAAAAGCTGAAACTATTTATATATATGGAGATTATTCATCCGATAAGAAAAATAGCCTTAAAGGAAATTATCAAACAAAAAAAGATATTTCTATTTAG